Proteins found in one Emys orbicularis isolate rEmyOrb1 chromosome 23, rEmyOrb1.hap1, whole genome shotgun sequence genomic segment:
- the TMEM200B gene encoding transmembrane protein 200B, translating to MTAGSAEASRAMRNQEPLEKKPLGPAPPPRRHRRRLRRKPPTEGAVKGQLRMRSPSGAFVMVGVSVVLVGMTIAVVGYWPHRGPHAAGPGARLGNSSGMGDMKKEVKVSAQARYFPHSEKLKLIGPVIMGVGLFIVICANTMLYENRDMETRLLMQKGLYSMTPGLLQDFSQEDKYCQRTTSLPLLKANAECVEGCYEVDLSSSGFQSCSSPRNKWADCYGHNRLQTTAQLLHHKGVSPSMSLLSVRSDSGNSMEGNLNLSFTRGAESVISLAATARSLPIIKVNNCLIEKPSASPGAGDEGGISLAGTPDEAPRLSWTLPPRVGSVSPRGDDLQGGHVVINIGSRPPSVAAGETYLDPEGTENDFNSDVQLHNPGHSKSLDLGSPGVLLVAPIKDRKNRSWPRLDHISLVGYAKLESTGESSDRLLEQTDQQGRDEPSPSTQEVGTEMGSWV from the coding sequence ATGACGGCCGGCAGCGCCGAAGCCAGCAGAGCCATGAGAAATCAGGAGCCTCTGGAGAAGAAGCCCCTGGGACCCGCCCCTCCTCCACGGAGGCACAGACGCAGGTTGAGGCGCAAGCCGCCGACCGAGGGGGCCGTGAAGGGACAGCTCCGGATGCGCTCGCCTTCAGGGGCCTTCGTGATGGTGGGTGTCTCCGTCGTCTTGGTCGGCATGACGATCGCCGTTGTGGGCTACTGGCCTCACCGGGGCCCACACGCAGCCGGGCCCGGGGCCAGGCTGGGTAACTCCAGCGGCATGGGGGACATGAAGAAGGAAGTGAAGGTCTCTGCCCAGGCCCGCTACTTCCCTCACAGTGAGAAGCTGAAGCTGATTGGCCCCGTCATCATGGGCGTCGGCCTCTTCATTGTCATCTGCGCCAACACCATGCTGTACGAGAACAGGGACATGGAGACCCGCCTGTTGATGCAGAAAGGCCTCTACTCCATGACCCCGGGCCTCCTCCAGGACTTCAGCCAGGAGGACAAGTACTGCCAGAGGACGACTAGCTTGCCCCTCCTCAAGGCCAATGCCGAGTGTGTCGAGGGCTGTTACGAGGTGGATCTCTCCTCCAGCGGCTTCCAATCCTGTTCCAGTCCCAGGAACAAATGGGCCGACTGCTACGGGCACAACAGGCTCCAGACGACAGCCCAGCTGCTCCATCACAAAGGGGTTTCCCCCTCCATGTCCCTCCTCAGCGTCCGCTCAGACTCTGGCAACTCCATGGAGGGGAACCTCAATCTGTCCTTCACCCGCGGGGCCGAGTCTGTAATTTCCTTGGCTGCCACCGCCCGGTCACTTCCCATCATCAAGGTGAACAACTGCCTCATTGAGAAGCCATCTGCATCTCCGGGGGCGGGCGACGAGGGGGGGATCAGCCTGGCAGGGACGCCGGATGAGGCACCAAGGCTCTCCTGGACTCTCCCACCCAGGGTCGGCAGTGTCTCCCCCAGAGGAGATGACCTCCAGGGTGGCCATGTTGTTATTAACATAGGCAGCAGGCCTCCGTCCGTCGCTGCTGGCGAGACGTACCTGGACCCAGAAGGCACCGAGAACGACTTCAACTCAGACGTTCAGCTCCACAATCCGGGTCACTCCAAGTCGCTGGACCTTGGCAGCCCGGGCGTGCTGCTGGTGGCGCCCATCAAAGACCGGAAGAACAGGAGCTGGCCTAGACTTGACCACATCAGCCTGGTAGGCTACGCCAAACTGGAAAGCACGGGCGAGTCCTCCGACAGGCTATTGGAGCAGACAGATCAGCAGGGCAGGGACGAGCCCAGCCCCAGCACCCAG